From Selenomonas sp. AB3002, one genomic window encodes:
- a CDS encoding radical SAM protein: MHFASTVVRPPYEANSVFLQITSGCSHNACRFCTYYKDAPFGVSPLDEVKEDLQELKEYGVSFPRIWLQGADPFLLTFDKLKTVAELIHEYLPFVQSIGGYGRVDSVKNKSVEQIKELHRMGYDRLVFGIESGDDAVLKRMNKGYEAKDIVEQLGKLTEAGMDYAVIFLSGLGGHGYGLSHAEKTADVINQLTPFRVMAAGLTLFPDTPLMEDVKNGTFVEATEAERIEELQTFLRKLTIETTIDATNASIITPIYGQLPNDKQKMLDTLETIFRRFGEEGLRSRRENLRMI, from the coding sequence ATGCATTTTGCCAGTACCGTTGTACGTCCGCCTTATGAGGCGAACAGTGTTTTCCTGCAAATAACGTCCGGCTGTTCCCATAATGCCTGCCGGTTCTGCACCTACTACAAGGATGCGCCCTTTGGCGTATCGCCATTGGATGAGGTCAAAGAGGATTTGCAGGAACTCAAGGAGTATGGCGTATCTTTCCCACGCATCTGGTTGCAGGGCGCCGACCCCTTCCTGCTGACTTTCGATAAGTTGAAAACCGTTGCCGAGCTTATCCACGAATACCTGCCTTTTGTCCAGTCCATCGGAGGCTATGGGCGTGTGGACAGCGTAAAGAACAAGTCGGTTGAGCAAATCAAAGAACTTCACCGGATGGGGTATGACCGTCTCGTATTTGGCATTGAATCCGGCGATGATGCTGTGTTAAAACGCATGAACAAAGGTTATGAAGCAAAGGATATCGTGGAACAGCTGGGAAAACTGACGGAGGCAGGCATGGATTATGCCGTCATTTTCCTGAGTGGTCTTGGCGGGCACGGCTACGGTCTTTCCCATGCGGAAAAAACAGCAGATGTTATCAACCAGCTCACGCCGTTTCGGGTCATGGCGGCAGGGCTTACTCTTTTTCCCGATACTCCGCTCATGGAAGATGTGAAAAACGGTACTTTTGTTGAAGCCACGGAAGCCGAACGAATTGAAGAACTTCAGACGTTTTTGCGTAAATTGACGATAGAAACGACCATAGATGCGACCAATGCTTCCATCATCACGCCTATCTATGGGCAATTGCCGAATGACAAGCAAAAGATGCTCGATACTCTGGAAACTATCTTTCGACGTTTCGGAGAAGAAGGCTTGCGTTCGCGGCGGGAAAATCTCCGCATGATTTAA
- a CDS encoding alpha/beta hydrolase: MKVGRVKKLALAALLSLAVAAPLGAGCEAGARADDLVQMPPTYRDVLVAEVKNADGADRKLRMNVFVPPKAKGKVPVLIYVHGGGWARGSYEGDDAKNVPQAQASGQAGLMASDNASTYKVFKDVLNHGIAFVSVDYRLNSEAAFPAQIYDVKAAVRFVRAHADEYGLDAERMAIAGSSAGAHLAAELALTSGNQALEGDEGGNLAFSSSVKACVDYYGPTNLLTMAPEMSPALQDPAEAAETHDSVRAMESVLLGFTGEGEGVGTLRKVDEAGDKSSPYWQMVELAKLGSPVYQVTKAAPPFFIAHGGHDSLVPIQQSLSLQKALTDAGVENFFVCNSKAPHGYQGEDTNKAMMRWLCRQLGVEY, from the coding sequence ATGAAAGTAGGCAGAGTGAAGAAACTGGCCCTGGCGGCCTTGCTGTCGCTGGCGGTAGCAGCACCTTTGGGGGCAGGCTGCGAGGCGGGAGCCAGGGCGGATGATTTGGTGCAGATGCCGCCCACTTATCGGGATGTGCTGGTGGCAGAGGTGAAAAATGCTGACGGCGCAGACCGAAAGCTCCGCATGAATGTCTTTGTGCCGCCCAAGGCCAAGGGCAAAGTGCCGGTCCTGATTTATGTCCACGGGGGTGGCTGGGCCAGGGGCTCGTATGAAGGTGATGATGCCAAGAACGTGCCCCAGGCTCAGGCAAGCGGGCAGGCAGGGCTGATGGCCAGTGACAATGCCTCCACATACAAGGTCTTCAAGGATGTGCTGAACCATGGCATTGCCTTTGTGTCCGTAGATTACCGGCTGAACAGCGAAGCTGCTTTTCCCGCCCAGATCTATGATGTGAAAGCGGCAGTGCGTTTTGTCCGCGCCCATGCAGATGAGTATGGCCTGGACGCAGAACGCATGGCCATAGCGGGAAGCTCCGCCGGTGCCCATCTGGCAGCCGAGCTGGCCCTGACCAGCGGCAATCAGGCGTTGGAGGGGGACGAGGGCGGCAACCTTGCTTTCAGCAGCAGCGTGAAGGCCTGCGTGGACTACTATGGCCCCACCAATCTGCTGACCATGGCCCCGGAAATGAGCCCTGCTTTGCAGGACCCTGCTGAGGCGGCAGAAACCCATGATTCCGTCCGGGCTATGGAGTCTGTGCTCCTGGGCTTTACAGGAGAAGGGGAGGGGGTAGGCACCCTGCGCAAGGTAGATGAGGCGGGAGACAAGTCCTCACCCTACTGGCAGATGGTAGAGTTGGCCAAACTGGGCAGCCCCGTCTATCAGGTGACGAAAGCTGCGCCGCCTTTCTTTATTGCCCATGGTGGTCATGATTCGCTGGTGCCCATCCAGCAGAGCCTCAGCCTGCAGAAAGCCTTGACCGATGCTGGGGTGGAGAATTTCTTTGTCTGCAACTCCAAAGCTCCTCATGGCTATCAGGGGGAAGATACCAACAAAGCCATGATGCGCTGGCTGTGCCGCCAGCTGGGCGTGGAGTATTGA
- a CDS encoding MurR/RpiR family transcriptional regulator, which yields MRLLRKMQEPERFSPAEQNMINYILSHKREMAELSIRELAEKTYSSPAGIFRLCQKLGLKGYNEFKLRFISEVNRTESVPCAGIKIKRPITALDGPEGIVQKMAALEIESIEETKNEMKMEQVVRVAQMMREAKVIDIYAYDQNFQLAQMMVYNLLQVKCVAVANISLTSQLAQAMLSDASHLAIIISRTGSNKRLLRTAKILKQQGAPIVLLSSSEKTPLAKYADEFLYVANANTLDYMDMGSMIFSVGVRYYQDVLFGLLLAQDFDGIEEFSGRMDNCLGHYEDKDRLW from the coding sequence ATGCGGCTGCTTAGAAAGATGCAGGAGCCGGAACGCTTTTCTCCTGCAGAGCAGAATATGATCAACTACATCCTCAGCCACAAGCGGGAAATGGCGGAGCTTTCCATCCGGGAGCTGGCAGAAAAGACCTACAGCAGCCCCGCAGGCATCTTCCGACTCTGCCAGAAGCTGGGGCTGAAGGGCTACAACGAATTCAAGCTGCGCTTCATCAGCGAAGTGAACCGCACAGAGTCCGTCCCCTGCGCGGGGATAAAGATAAAGCGTCCCATCACCGCCCTGGACGGCCCCGAGGGCATCGTCCAGAAGATGGCAGCCCTGGAGATAGAGTCCATCGAAGAAACCAAAAACGAAATGAAGATGGAGCAGGTGGTGCGGGTGGCGCAGATGATGCGTGAAGCCAAAGTCATAGATATTTATGCCTATGACCAAAACTTCCAGCTGGCTCAGATGATGGTTTACAACCTGCTGCAGGTGAAGTGCGTGGCGGTAGCCAACATCTCCCTGACCTCCCAACTGGCCCAGGCCATGCTCTCTGATGCTTCCCATCTGGCCATTATTATCAGTCGCACCGGCTCCAATAAAAGGCTTCTCAGGACGGCAAAGATCTTGAAACAGCAGGGAGCTCCCATAGTGCTCCTCTCATCTTCAGAAAAAACACCCCTGGCCAAATACGCCGACGAGTTCCTCTATGTGGCCAATGCCAATACCCTTGACTATATGGATATGGGCAGCATGATCTTTTCCGTGGGGGTGCGCTACTACCAGGATGTGCTCTTTGGTCTGCTGCTGGCCCAGGACTTTGACGGCATAGAAGAATTTTCCGGGCGCATGGATAACTGCCTGGGGCACTATGAAGATAAAGACCGTTTATGGTAA
- a CDS encoding alpha/beta hydrolase, translating into MLKKIIKSKKMVLAAMMAGVMSFGLMENGVQAADKGAAGMKSAEVKSDRMIKAEKLQLTQEWDKVFPKSDKVDHRKVTFVNRYGITLAADMYVPRYAKGKLPALAVSGPFGAVKEQSSGLYAQEMAERGYLTIAFDPSFTGESGGQPRYVASPDINTEDFSAAVDFLSIQENVDKDRIGIIGICGWGGMALNAAASDTRIKATVASTMYDMSRVIANGYFDRDKDEATLKRERYANREALNAQRTEDYKNGFYKNAGGVPDVLPEDAPWFVKDYYTYYKTERGYHPRSLNSNGGWNQTSALSFMNMPILSYADEIKSAVLVLHGEKAHSRYFGEDAFKKLQGDNKELVIVPGASHIDLYDNKALIPFDKLAAFFDKNLK; encoded by the coding sequence ATGTTGAAGAAAATTATCAAAAGCAAGAAGATGGTTCTGGCAGCCATGATGGCAGGAGTGATGTCCTTTGGCCTGATGGAAAATGGCGTGCAGGCAGCAGATAAAGGAGCGGCAGGTATGAAGAGTGCAGAAGTCAAAAGCGACAGGATGATCAAAGCCGAAAAATTGCAGCTTACCCAGGAGTGGGACAAGGTCTTTCCCAAGAGCGACAAAGTTGACCACCGCAAGGTGACTTTTGTGAACCGTTACGGCATTACGCTGGCAGCTGATATGTATGTGCCCCGGTATGCCAAAGGCAAGCTCCCTGCCCTGGCCGTCAGCGGCCCCTTCGGCGCTGTCAAGGAGCAGTCTTCCGGCCTTTATGCCCAGGAAATGGCTGAGCGTGGGTATCTGACCATTGCCTTTGACCCGTCCTTCACCGGGGAAAGTGGCGGCCAGCCCCGTTATGTGGCTTCGCCGGACATCAACACCGAAGATTTTTCCGCAGCAGTGGATTTTCTGTCCATCCAGGAAAATGTGGATAAAGACCGTATCGGCATTATCGGTATATGCGGCTGGGGTGGCATGGCCCTCAATGCAGCGGCCAGCGATACCCGCATCAAGGCTACCGTGGCTTCCACCATGTACGATATGAGCCGGGTAATTGCCAATGGCTATTTCGACAGGGACAAGGACGAGGCAACCTTGAAAAGGGAACGCTACGCCAATCGGGAAGCCCTGAATGCCCAGCGCACCGAAGATTACAAAAACGGTTTCTATAAAAATGCCGGCGGTGTGCCGGATGTCCTGCCGGAAGATGCTCCCTGGTTTGTGAAGGATTACTATACCTATTACAAAACGGAGCGCGGCTACCATCCCCGTTCCCTGAACTCCAACGGCGGCTGGAATCAGACTTCGGCTCTTTCCTTCATGAATATGCCGATTCTCTCCTATGCCGATGAAATCAAGAGTGCTGTGCTGGTGCTTCACGGCGAAAAAGCCCATTCCCGCTACTTTGGTGAAGATGCCTTCAAGAAGCTGCAGGGAGACAATAAGGAACTGGTAATCGTACCAGGAGCATCCCATATTGACCTTTATGACAATAAAGCTCTGATTCCCTTTGACAAACTGGCTGCCTTCTTTGACAAAAATCTGAAGTAA
- a CDS encoding helix-turn-helix domain-containing protein, with the protein MEWLKEPEKHFPPQGLHLPDGSTWTGGVCVGSIQEKAGISQSTVSHYLDILQRAGLLKAARIGKWTYYQRNEETIREFGEYVKSNL; encoded by the coding sequence ATGGAATGGTTGAAAGAGCCGGAAAAGCATTTCCCACCGCAAGGACTGCATTTGCCGGATGGCAGCACATGGACAGGAGGCGTGTGTGTCGGCAGCATTCAGGAGAAAGCGGGGATTTCCCAGTCCACGGTGTCCCATTATCTTGACATTCTTCAGCGTGCTGGGCTATTGAAAGCCGCGCGCATAGGCAAGTGGACATACTACCAACGCAATGAAGAAACAATCCGTGAATTTGGCGAGTATGTCAAGAGCAATCTGTGA